A single window of Collinsella aerofaciens DNA harbors:
- a CDS encoding glycogen/starch/alpha-glucan phosphorylase, translating to MNKIFDNKQEFTELYRDAVMSISGKSVEAASDLDRFNALAKLVAEKARTVATKSDARATAEGKKRVYYFSIEFLIGRLLDNYLLNFGVRDMVAEALDDMGFDLSVIENQEPDPALGNGGLGRLAACFLDSMAAEGIAGYGNGMRYRYGLFKQEIVNGSQVEATDEWLTHGYPWEVRRQDKAVTIKFGGHVEGFEENGRTFYRTVDTQDILAVPYDIPVVGYAGETVNKLRVWAAEPVEEHFDLEAFNRGDYALADAERAEAEAISAILYPNDAGEHGRLLRLKQEYLFVSAGIYSLLDTFEKEHGENWELLPQFVAIHTNDTHPAMCGPELMRILIDEKKLEWDDAWNIVTQVVSYTNHTILPEALEKWPIGTFSKLLPRVYQIIDEISRRWHESFDTTQEGWQERLRQTAILWDGEIRMANLSVICSHSVNGVAKIHSDIIKNIVLKDFYALTPEKFNNKTNGISHRRFFAEANPTYAKLVTEAIGDGWLKDAFELEKIKSFQDDTEFLKAVGASKRANKERLAAYVKAETGLVIDPNTVFDVQVKRFHAYKRQLMNIMKVMDIYNRRIADPNFHVTPTTFIFSGKAASSYTFAKETIRLINSVADVINNDPRVNEVMKVCFIPNFRVSNAQLIYPAAEISEQISTAGKEASGTSNMKLMMNGAITLGTLDGANIEIADLAGRENEAIFGLTAPEVEQLWASNSYFAWDTLNGDRERLGRVMDELKDNTFAGLSGNFESIYNELMNNNDPDLVMADFRSYVDAWEKLTGSYGDQETWNRKALLNTASSGWFSSDRTIREYRDEIWHA from the coding sequence TTTACCGAGCTCTATCGCGATGCCGTCATGAGCATCAGCGGCAAGAGCGTCGAGGCCGCCAGCGACCTCGACCGCTTTAACGCCCTGGCCAAGCTCGTGGCTGAGAAGGCGCGCACCGTTGCCACCAAGAGTGACGCCCGCGCCACCGCCGAGGGCAAGAAGCGCGTGTACTACTTCTCGATCGAGTTTTTGATCGGCCGCCTGCTCGACAACTACCTGCTCAACTTTGGCGTACGCGACATGGTCGCCGAGGCGCTTGACGACATGGGCTTTGACCTGTCCGTCATCGAGAACCAGGAGCCCGATCCGGCTCTAGGCAACGGCGGCCTGGGCCGTCTTGCCGCATGCTTCCTGGATTCCATGGCAGCCGAGGGCATCGCCGGCTACGGCAACGGCATGCGCTACCGCTACGGCCTGTTTAAGCAGGAGATCGTCAACGGCAGTCAGGTCGAGGCTACCGACGAATGGCTCACCCACGGCTATCCCTGGGAGGTCCGCCGTCAGGACAAGGCCGTGACCATCAAGTTTGGTGGCCATGTTGAGGGCTTTGAGGAGAACGGCCGCACGTTCTACCGCACGGTGGACACGCAGGACATCCTGGCCGTTCCTTATGACATCCCCGTGGTGGGCTATGCCGGCGAGACCGTCAACAAGCTGCGCGTCTGGGCTGCCGAGCCGGTCGAGGAGCACTTTGACCTGGAGGCCTTCAACCGCGGCGACTACGCCCTGGCCGACGCCGAGCGCGCCGAGGCCGAGGCCATCAGCGCCATCCTCTACCCCAACGACGCCGGCGAGCACGGCCGTCTTCTGCGCCTGAAGCAGGAGTACCTGTTTGTTTCGGCCGGCATCTACAGCCTGCTCGACACCTTTGAGAAGGAGCACGGCGAGAACTGGGAGCTGCTGCCGCAGTTTGTTGCCATCCATACCAACGACACGCACCCCGCCATGTGCGGCCCCGAGCTCATGCGCATCCTGATCGACGAGAAGAAGCTCGAGTGGGACGACGCCTGGAACATCGTGACGCAGGTCGTGAGCTACACCAACCACACCATCCTGCCCGAGGCTCTGGAGAAGTGGCCCATCGGCACGTTCTCCAAGCTCCTCCCCCGCGTGTACCAGATCATCGACGAGATCAGCCGTCGTTGGCACGAGTCGTTCGACACCACGCAGGAAGGCTGGCAGGAGCGTCTGCGCCAGACCGCCATTCTGTGGGACGGCGAGATTCGCATGGCCAACCTGTCCGTGATCTGCAGCCACAGCGTCAACGGCGTGGCCAAGATCCACTCCGACATCATCAAAAACATCGTGCTCAAGGACTTCTATGCCCTGACGCCCGAGAAGTTCAACAACAAGACCAACGGCATCTCGCACCGTCGCTTCTTTGCCGAGGCCAACCCCACCTATGCCAAGCTCGTGACCGAGGCCATTGGCGACGGCTGGCTCAAGGACGCCTTTGAGCTGGAGAAGATTAAAAGTTTCCAGGACGACACCGAGTTCCTGAAGGCCGTGGGTGCCTCCAAGCGCGCCAACAAGGAGCGTCTGGCCGCCTACGTTAAGGCCGAGACCGGTTTGGTCATCGACCCCAACACCGTCTTCGATGTTCAGGTGAAGCGTTTCCATGCCTACAAGCGTCAGCTCATGAACATCATGAAGGTGATGGACATCTACAACCGTCGCATCGCCGATCCCAACTTCCACGTGACGCCGACGACCTTCATCTTTAGCGGCAAGGCTGCCTCGAGCTACACCTTTGCCAAGGAGACCATCCGCCTTATTAACTCCGTGGCCGATGTCATCAACAACGACCCGCGTGTGAACGAGGTCATGAAGGTCTGCTTTATCCCCAACTTCCGCGTGAGCAACGCCCAGCTCATCTACCCCGCCGCCGAGATCTCGGAGCAGATCTCCACGGCCGGCAAGGAGGCCTCGGGCACGTCCAACATGAAGCTCATGATGAACGGCGCCATTACGCTGGGCACCCTCGACGGCGCCAACATCGAGATCGCCGACCTGGCCGGTCGCGAGAACGAGGCCATCTTTGGCCTGACCGCCCCCGAGGTCGAGCAGCTCTGGGCATCCAACAGCTACTTTGCGTGGGATACCCTCAACGGCGACCGCGAGCGTCTGGGCCGCGTGATGGACGAGCTCAAGGACAACACCTTTGCGGGTCTTTCGGGCAACTTCGAGAGCATCTACAACGAGCTCATGAACAACAACGACCCCGACCTGGTCATGGCCGATTTCCGCAGCTACGTGGATGCATGGGAAAAGCTCACCGGCAGCTACGGCGACCAGGAGACTTGGAACCGCAAGGCTCTGCTCAACACCGCTTCGAGCGGCTGGTTCTCGAGTGACCGCACCATTCGCGAGTACCGCGACGAGATCTGGCACGCGTAA
- a CDS encoding glucose-1-phosphate adenylyltransferase produces the protein MSKKECIAMLLAGGQGSRLGALTQKIAKPAVSFGGKFRIIDFSLSNCSNSGIDTVGVLTQYRPYLLHAYVGSGEAWDLDSRDGGVSILPPYETQTGGAWYAGTADAITQNLDYIKANDPKYVLILSGDHLYRMDYRKMLKTHIENNADLTVSVMPVPWEEASRFGILTTDPEDGRITKFTEKPDKPDSNLASMGIYIFSADVLIEALEQDALDQRSSHDFGKDIIPKLLGEGKRLYSYEFHGFWKDVGTIASFHETSMDLLGNNPEFDLFDKNFPIMSNITTRPPHYIGPDGRLDDCLVSNGCKIYGTARHSILSTDVIIEERAVVEDSVLLPGAHVKSGAHICRAILGENSTVEEGVKLGSVDTTKDTAVVGNDVVIGKGE, from the coding sequence ATGAGTAAGAAAGAATGCATCGCGATGCTCCTCGCAGGAGGACAGGGCAGCCGATTGGGGGCACTCACCCAAAAGATCGCCAAGCCGGCGGTTAGCTTTGGTGGCAAGTTCCGCATTATCGACTTTTCGCTCTCCAACTGCTCCAACTCGGGCATCGACACGGTGGGCGTTCTGACGCAGTATCGCCCCTACCTGCTGCATGCCTACGTGGGCTCCGGCGAGGCATGGGATCTGGACAGCCGCGACGGCGGCGTGTCGATCCTGCCGCCGTATGAGACGCAGACCGGCGGCGCCTGGTATGCGGGCACGGCCGACGCCATTACGCAGAACCTCGACTACATCAAGGCCAACGACCCCAAGTACGTCCTGATTCTTTCGGGCGATCACCTGTATCGCATGGACTACCGCAAGATGCTCAAGACGCATATTGAGAACAACGCCGACCTCACGGTGAGCGTAATGCCCGTGCCGTGGGAGGAGGCCAGCCGCTTTGGCATCCTGACCACCGACCCCGAGGACGGCCGCATCACCAAGTTCACCGAGAAGCCCGATAAGCCCGATTCGAATCTCGCGTCCATGGGCATCTACATCTTCTCGGCCGACGTGCTGATCGAGGCGCTCGAACAGGACGCTCTAGACCAGCGCTCGAGCCACGACTTTGGCAAGGACATCATCCCCAAGCTGCTCGGCGAGGGCAAGCGCCTGTACAGCTACGAGTTCCACGGCTTCTGGAAGGACGTCGGCACCATCGCCAGCTTCCACGAGACCTCGATGGACCTGCTGGGCAACAACCCCGAGTTCGACCTGTTTGACAAGAACTTCCCCATCATGTCCAACATCACCACGCGTCCGCCGCACTACATTGGCCCGGACGGCCGCCTGGACGACTGCCTGGTCTCCAACGGATGCAAGATCTACGGTACCGCTCGCCACTCGATCCTTTCGACCGATGTCATCATCGAGGAGCGCGCCGTGGTCGAGGACTCCGTGCTGCTGCCGGGTGCGCACGTTAAGAGCGGCGCGCACATCTGCCGCGCTATTTTGGGCGAGAACTCCACGGTCGAAGAGGGCGTGAAGCTCGGCTCTGTCGATACCACCAAGGATACGGCCGTCGTTGGAAATGACGTCGTTATCGGGAAGGGGGAATGA
- a CDS encoding FmdB family zinc ribbon protein has product MARYDYKCSSCGNVFEVEHPMSETPEVVCPSCGAPAAKTFSASGIKFEGSGFYNTDQRSGGSSTNATSGCCANCPHSH; this is encoded by the coding sequence ATGGCGCGCTACGATTACAAGTGCTCGAGCTGCGGCAACGTGTTTGAGGTTGAGCATCCCATGTCCGAGACTCCCGAGGTCGTGTGCCCCAGCTGCGGTGCCCCGGCGGCCAAGACGTTCTCGGCCAGCGGCATTAAATTTGAGGGCAGTGGTTTCTACAACACCGACCAGCGAAGCGGCGGCTCCAGCACCAACGCCACGAGTGGCTGCTGCGCCAACTGCCCGCATAGCCACTAG
- the glgA gene encoding glycogen synthase GlgA, protein MADSSKKMQIVFASAECAPFVKTGGLGDVAGSLPAALVRAGAEVIVMVPKYATIKDEYKAQMEHFSDFYVSLGWRNEYCGLEKLEHDGVTYMFIDNERYFARDYPYGFFDDGERFAFFSKAITESLQHLPAGFECDILHCNDWQTALAPVFLREFYQGLPLYDRVKTVFSIHNVAFQGQFSDTVMEDILGVAHIPAAASQLRCDACSINYMLGALRYADAITTVSPTYANEIQTPEFGEGLDGVLRERSYALQGILNGIDVAGFDPATDKRIAANYTVDDRGGKAVCKAKLQEELGLEVRDDRPLMVMVTRLTRQKGLDLVMYALDRILAGGVQVAVLGTGDRDYEDGLRYFQDKYPGTMAARIEFDPALSQRMYAAADMFLMPSKFEPCGLSQIIAMRYGTLPIVRETGGLKDTVIPYNEFTGEGTGFSFSNFNGDEMGDAVFRAARLFWDNRDAWNQLVTQAMSQDFSWTRSADKYLDLYFFMHPEIERPAAVVDEPAVVAEETAAEPKPKAEPVVEEPKAEEKPVKAESKVKIEAALETEAKPAAKSAAKKTTTRKTTAKKATTTKATTTKTTATKTTTTRKRTTAAAKKAAEAAPEVKAEAAVEAKPAVKAPAKTTAKKTTATTKKATAAKKTTTTKATTTKAATTKAAAKPAARVEETPVEAKPAAKTTTRKRSTTTAKKTTTKAAAPKAEAKAEDKPAVKAEPAPKAAEVKTAPKATAKTEPAKEAPVSPAAPAEEKAPTKKTSVRKATATRKRR, encoded by the coding sequence ATGGCAGATTCCAGCAAAAAGATGCAGATCGTGTTTGCCTCGGCCGAGTGCGCACCGTTTGTAAAGACCGGTGGCCTGGGCGACGTGGCGGGCTCGCTGCCTGCGGCGCTTGTGCGCGCCGGCGCCGAGGTCATCGTGATGGTACCCAAGTACGCCACCATCAAGGACGAGTACAAGGCGCAGATGGAGCACTTCTCCGACTTTTATGTGAGCCTGGGCTGGCGCAACGAGTACTGCGGACTCGAGAAGCTCGAGCACGACGGCGTCACCTATATGTTCATCGACAACGAACGCTACTTTGCGCGCGACTATCCGTACGGCTTCTTTGACGACGGCGAGCGCTTTGCGTTCTTCTCTAAGGCCATCACCGAGAGCCTGCAGCACCTGCCGGCCGGTTTTGAGTGCGACATCCTGCACTGCAACGACTGGCAGACGGCACTGGCGCCCGTGTTCTTGCGCGAGTTCTACCAGGGACTGCCGCTGTACGACCGCGTCAAGACCGTGTTCTCGATCCACAACGTGGCGTTCCAGGGCCAGTTTAGCGACACCGTGATGGAGGACATCCTGGGCGTGGCGCACATTCCGGCGGCCGCTTCGCAGCTGCGTTGCGACGCCTGCAGCATCAACTACATGCTGGGTGCGCTACGCTATGCCGACGCCATCACCACGGTGAGCCCCACCTATGCCAACGAGATCCAGACGCCCGAGTTTGGCGAGGGCCTGGACGGCGTGCTGCGCGAGCGCTCCTATGCGCTGCAGGGCATTTTGAACGGCATTGACGTGGCGGGCTTTGACCCGGCGACTGACAAGCGCATTGCCGCAAACTACACGGTTGATGACCGTGGGGGCAAGGCCGTGTGCAAGGCCAAGCTGCAGGAAGAGCTGGGGCTCGAGGTTCGCGACGACCGTCCGCTCATGGTGATGGTTACGCGCCTGACGCGTCAGAAGGGCCTGGACCTGGTCATGTACGCGCTCGACCGCATTCTTGCCGGCGGCGTGCAGGTGGCCGTGCTGGGCACCGGCGACCGCGACTACGAGGACGGCCTACGCTACTTCCAGGACAAGTACCCCGGCACCATGGCCGCGCGCATCGAGTTTGACCCGGCGCTGTCGCAGCGTATGTATGCCGCCGCCGATATGTTCCTGATGCCTTCGAAGTTTGAGCCCTGCGGCCTGTCGCAGATCATCGCTATGCGCTACGGCACCCTTCCGATTGTTCGCGAAACCGGTGGTCTGAAGGACACCGTGATCCCGTATAACGAGTTTACCGGCGAGGGCACGGGCTTCTCGTTTAGCAACTTTAACGGTGACGAGATGGGCGACGCGGTGTTCCGCGCGGCGCGTCTTTTCTGGGACAACCGCGATGCCTGGAACCAGCTGGTCACGCAGGCCATGAGCCAGGACTTTAGCTGGACGCGCTCGGCCGACAAGTATCTGGACCTGTACTTCTTTATGCACCCGGAGATTGAGAGGCCGGCGGCGGTTGTCGACGAGCCTGCGGTTGTGGCTGAGGAGACTGCGGCCGAGCCCAAGCCCAAGGCCGAGCCGGTTGTCGAGGAACCCAAGGCTGAGGAGAAGCCGGTTAAAGCTGAATCTAAGGTGAAGATTGAGGCAGCTCTCGAGACTGAGGCTAAGCCGGCTGCAAAGTCTGCCGCCAAGAAGACCACGACTCGTAAGACGACGGCTAAGAAGGCCACTACGACCAAGGCGACGACAACCAAGACCACCGCTACCAAGACAACGACGACGCGCAAGCGCACGACCGCCGCTGCAAAGAAGGCCGCCGAGGCCGCTCCCGAGGTAAAGGCTGAAGCCGCCGTCGAGGCCAAGCCCGCCGTCAAGGCACCGGCCAAGACCACTGCCAAGAAGACGACCGCGACCACCAAAAAGGCAACGGCAGCCAAGAAGACCACGACAACGAAGGCGACGACCACGAAGGCCGCCACGACCAAGGCAGCCGCAAAGCCGGCCGCCAGAGTCGAGGAGACGCCCGTCGAGGCAAAGCCAGCCGCCAAGACCACCACGCGCAAGCGCTCTACGACGACGGCCAAGAAGACCACGACCAAGGCTGCTGCTCCCAAGGCAGAGGCTAAAGCCGAGGACAAGCCTGCAGTAAAGGCCGAGCCGGCACCGAAGGCCGCTGAGGTCAAGACCGCTCCGAAGGCTACGGCAAAGACCGAGCCCGCCAAGGAGGCCCCGGTCTCCCCTGCCGCTCCGGCCGAGGAAAAGGCCCCGACCAAGAAGACCTCCGTCCGCAAGGCAACGGCCACCCGCAAACGCCGCTAG
- a CDS encoding 4-alpha-glucanotransferase, with product MRLIHNSRLPQFRTPFGAVTTGTTVALSVILEDADPNQATLTLRTWVDEVGETLIPMEHEGDGIFTGELKCTEPCLVWYSFICNIEGQPEVRLGAPQGRTGGEGVTYDYAEVPSFQITVYKHRENRPTWYERGMVYQIFPDRYARDEHWRERTMAQLEKPRKGIQRQMVEDWNEPPVYERAEDGSIKTWDFYGGSLKGIQEDLPRIAELGFTAIYLNPIFEAASNHRYDTADYTKIDPILGTEQDFTELCQAAEKLGISIILDGVFNHTGDDSIYFNRYGNYPGVGAWQSEDSPWRDAFYFHEDGSYDCWWGVGNMPAINESSELVRERLLGKDGVIRKWLRAGAHGWRLDVADELSDDFLTEIKKAVLAEKPDALLLGEVWEDASNKISYGHLRRYLQGSELDSAMDYPFRDMVIGFLMGYKNAYQAAEDIETLRENYPREALSCALNLLSSHDRPRIISVLGGGPDESQLPECERSKWRLDENAMGLAKSRFWLATLMQMTFPGVPSIYYGDEYGLEGLTDPGNRRTMPTKDQLHDFDTLAIVKNASAVRRALPFMIDGEIKAFALNDEVLAYNRTGKDGESATVIINRSLRNSHRVTIPALGECASDVISGHECEIHNGTVTLDLYPLGSSIIYHHAEQRLQEPLDHGAGVVCHITSVPTDDGKPGTIGAPTRRFIDHLAAMGMRYWQVLPVNPTDFFRSPYAGPSAFAGNIDLLPESHEELAADFETWKARGGEDADPLYTAFKHRNADWLEKYCVYMAVKKYFEGESRHNWPADVARYNEHLIDDKRFHNEAELQAYMQYRFDLAWCELMNYAHKKGIEVIGDIPMYVSDDSADAWSEPENFWLSDTGKAIEISGAPPDNFAPEGQVWGNPTFRWDHMKQNGYSWWMDRLRRAFSLYDRVRLDHFLGFHSYFSIPAGKACADGRWLAGPGKDLFQTAYDELGPLNFIAEDLGYLTPGVRAMASTCGFPGMDVLEFSDYDVRCGVHPTPGKILYTSTHDTSTLAGWCTRSFAGGDEPSGVEVAAKLMSDALASDAPLVMMPLQDVLGLGDDARMNVPGVATGNWTWQANEANIAAAEGKTAQLLRNNHRFWGEA from the coding sequence ATGAGATTGATACACAACAGCCGCCTACCGCAGTTTCGCACTCCGTTTGGCGCTGTGACCACAGGAACTACCGTTGCACTCTCGGTTATTTTGGAGGATGCCGATCCCAACCAGGCAACACTCACCCTGCGTACCTGGGTCGATGAAGTCGGCGAGACCCTGATTCCGATGGAGCACGAAGGCGATGGCATTTTTACCGGCGAGCTCAAATGCACTGAACCGTGTCTTGTGTGGTACAGCTTTATATGCAATATCGAGGGCCAGCCCGAGGTTCGCCTGGGCGCGCCCCAGGGCCGCACCGGCGGCGAGGGCGTAACCTACGACTACGCCGAGGTGCCGTCCTTCCAGATTACCGTCTACAAGCACCGCGAGAACCGCCCCACCTGGTACGAGCGCGGCATGGTCTACCAGATCTTCCCCGACCGCTACGCCCGTGACGAGCATTGGCGCGAGCGCACAATGGCCCAACTCGAAAAACCGCGCAAGGGCATTCAGCGCCAGATGGTCGAGGACTGGAACGAGCCGCCCGTGTACGAGCGCGCCGAGGACGGCTCCATCAAGACCTGGGACTTCTACGGCGGCTCGCTCAAGGGCATCCAGGAAGACCTGCCCCGCATCGCCGAGCTGGGCTTTACGGCCATCTACCTCAACCCCATCTTTGAAGCCGCGAGCAACCACCGCTACGACACGGCCGACTACACCAAGATCGACCCGATCCTGGGCACCGAGCAGGACTTTACCGAGCTGTGCCAGGCAGCCGAGAAGCTGGGCATCTCCATCATCCTGGACGGCGTCTTCAACCACACGGGCGACGACTCGATATATTTCAACCGCTATGGCAACTACCCCGGCGTGGGTGCCTGGCAGAGCGAGGATTCGCCGTGGCGCGATGCGTTTTATTTCCACGAGGACGGCTCGTACGACTGCTGGTGGGGCGTGGGCAATATGCCCGCCATCAATGAGAGCTCCGAACTGGTGCGCGAGCGGCTCCTGGGCAAGGACGGCGTCATTCGTAAATGGCTGCGCGCCGGCGCTCACGGCTGGCGTCTGGATGTGGCCGACGAGCTTTCCGATGACTTCCTGACCGAGATCAAAAAGGCCGTGCTCGCCGAGAAGCCCGACGCGCTGTTGCTCGGCGAGGTCTGGGAAGATGCCTCCAACAAGATCAGCTACGGCCATCTGCGTCGCTATCTACAAGGCTCCGAGCTCGACTCGGCCATGGATTACCCCTTCCGCGACATGGTCATTGGCTTTTTGATGGGCTACAAAAACGCCTACCAAGCTGCCGAGGATATCGAGACCCTACGCGAGAACTATCCGCGTGAGGCCCTGTCTTGCGCACTTAATCTGCTTTCGAGCCACGACCGTCCGCGCATTATCTCGGTGCTCGGCGGCGGCCCTGACGAGTCGCAGCTGCCCGAGTGCGAGCGCAGCAAATGGCGTCTGGACGAGAACGCGATGGGCCTGGCCAAGAGCCGTTTTTGGCTCGCGACGCTCATGCAGATGACGTTCCCGGGCGTTCCCTCAATCTATTACGGTGACGAGTACGGCTTGGAGGGACTCACCGATCCGGGCAATCGCCGTACCATGCCGACCAAGGACCAGCTCCACGACTTCGATACGCTGGCCATCGTTAAGAATGCCTCGGCCGTGCGCCGCGCGCTGCCGTTTATGATCGACGGTGAGATCAAGGCCTTCGCGCTCAATGACGAGGTGCTGGCCTACAACCGTACCGGTAAAGACGGCGAGTCCGCGACCGTCATCATCAACCGCAGCCTGCGCAATTCGCATCGCGTGACGATCCCGGCGCTCGGCGAATGCGCGAGTGACGTGATCAGCGGTCACGAGTGTGAGATCCATAACGGTACGGTCACGCTCGATCTGTATCCGCTGGGTTCGTCGATCATCTATCACCATGCCGAGCAGCGCCTGCAGGAGCCTCTCGATCACGGTGCGGGTGTTGTGTGCCATATCACATCGGTGCCGACCGACGACGGCAAGCCCGGTACGATCGGTGCGCCCACGCGTCGCTTTATCGACCATCTGGCCGCCATGGGCATGCGCTACTGGCAGGTTCTCCCCGTCAACCCCACGGACTTCTTCCGCTCCCCATACGCCGGTCCTTCGGCCTTTGCAGGCAATATCGACCTGCTACCCGAGAGCCACGAGGAGCTGGCCGCCGACTTTGAGACCTGGAAGGCCCGCGGCGGCGAGGATGCCGACCCGCTGTACACAGCGTTTAAACATCGCAATGCCGATTGGCTCGAGAAATACTGCGTCTATATGGCCGTCAAAAAGTACTTTGAGGGCGAGTCGCGCCACAATTGGCCGGCAGATGTCGCTCGCTACAACGAGCATCTAATCGACGACAAGCGCTTCCACAACGAGGCCGAGCTTCAGGCGTACATGCAGTACCGCTTTGACCTGGCCTGGTGCGAGCTCATGAACTACGCGCACAAGAAGGGTATCGAGGTTATCGGCGACATTCCTATGTACGTGTCCGACGATTCGGCAGACGCGTGGAGCGAACCCGAGAACTTCTGGCTGTCCGATACCGGCAAAGCAATCGAGATTTCCGGCGCGCCGCCCGACAACTTTGCGCCCGAGGGTCAGGTATGGGGCAACCCGACGTTCCGCTGGGACCACATGAAGCAGAACGGCTATAGCTGGTGGATGGATCGCCTGCGCCGCGCGTTCTCGCTCTACGACCGCGTGCGTCTGGATCACTTTCTGGGGTTCCACAGCTACTTTAGCATCCCCGCCGGCAAGGCCTGCGCCGACGGTCGCTGGCTGGCGGGACCGGGCAAAGACCTGTTCCAGACTGCCTACGACGAGCTGGGTCCGCTCAACTTTATCGCCGAGGACCTGGGCTATTTGACGCCCGGTGTTCGCGCCATGGCTTCGACCTGCGGTTTCCCCGGCATGGACGTGCTGGAGTTTAGCGATTACGACGTCCGTTGCGGCGTGCACCCCACGCCAGGAAAGATCCTGTACACCTCAACGCACGATACGTCGACGCTGGCCGGCTGGTGTACGCGTTCCTTTGCGGGCGGCGATGAACCGAGCGGTGTTGAGGTGGCGGCCAAGCTGATGAGCGACGCGCTGGCAAGCGACGCTCCCCTGGTGATGATGCCGCTGCAGGATGTCCTGGGGCTTGGCGACGACGCGCGCATGAACGTTCCGGGCGTGGCCACGGGCAACTGGACCTGGCAGGCTAACGAGGCGAACATTGCAGCCGCCGAGGGCAAAACCGCACAGCTCCTGCGCAACAACCATAGATTCTGGGGCGAAGCGTGA
- the glgD gene encoding glucose-1-phosphate adenylyltransferase subunit GlgD: MINRKAIGYITANYSSTYGSVLLKDRPIASVPFLGRYRLIDFPLSNMMNAGIKTVGVVMPGNYRSLIDHVGSGKDWGLDRKKGGLFMVPGNAYGTTKGGMRFLLRDIISNKTLFQRSDKPYVVMMGTNIIFNMDLNTIIDAHENSGAQMTVVYCKATRNVDDETKLEINENGRLTGVSAGVVYGDNASMDCCIVNRETLLEIIDHYQAADYLDLLEALQGDFGNIDVCSYEYKGEVVGVFSEKSLYRRSMDLLDQTVADQLFDPERPILTKAHDVPPSRYATGSHACNSIISAGCIIKGTVRNSILSRGVVVEEGASVTNSIINQSCIIKSGARVENAILDKNNVVPTNTELRGTPENILVLGKAPLTPDTTIVH; the protein is encoded by the coding sequence ATGATCAATCGCAAGGCCATCGGTTATATCACCGCTAACTACTCTTCGACCTACGGCAGCGTGCTGCTCAAGGACCGCCCCATCGCGTCCGTTCCGTTTTTGGGCCGCTACCGCCTGATCGACTTCCCGCTGTCCAACATGATGAATGCCGGCATTAAGACCGTCGGCGTCGTCATGCCGGGCAACTACCGCTCGCTGATCGACCACGTGGGCTCGGGCAAGGACTGGGGCCTGGACCGCAAGAAGGGCGGCCTGTTCATGGTGCCCGGCAACGCGTATGGCACCACCAAGGGCGGCATGCGCTTCCTGCTGCGCGACATCATCTCCAACAAGACGCTGTTCCAGCGCTCGGACAAGCCCTACGTTGTGATGATGGGCACCAACATCATCTTTAACATGGACCTCAACACCATCATCGACGCGCACGAGAACTCCGGCGCTCAGATGACCGTGGTGTACTGCAAGGCCACGCGCAACGTCGATGACGAGACCAAGCTCGAGATCAACGAGAACGGCCGCCTGACAGGCGTGAGCGCCGGCGTCGTGTACGGCGACAACGCCTCTATGGACTGCTGCATCGTCAACCGCGAGACGCTGCTCGAGATCATCGACCACTACCAGGCCGCCGACTATCTGGATCTGCTCGAGGCACTCCAGGGCGACTTTGGCAATATCGACGTGTGCAGCTACGAGTACAAAGGCGAGGTCGTGGGCGTGTTTAGCGAGAAGTCGCTGTATCGCCGCAGCATGGACCTGCTCGACCAGACCGTGGCCGACCAGCTCTTCGATCCCGAGCGCCCGATCCTGACCAAGGCTCACGACGTGCCGCCTTCGCGCTATGCGACCGGCAGCCACGCGTGCAACTCGATCATCTCGGCCGGCTGCATCATCAAGGGCACCGTGCGCAACTCGATCCTGTCGCGCGGCGTTGTGGTTGAGGAAGGCGCCTCGGTGACCAACTCGATCATCAACCAGAGCTGCATCATCAAGAGCGGCGCCCGCGTTGAGAACGCCATCCTGGACAAGAACAACGTGGTTCCCACCAACACCGAGCTTCGCGGCACGCCCGAGAACATCCTGGTGCTGGGCAAAGCCCCGTTAACTCCCGATACCACCATCGTGCATTAA